One genomic window of Brienomyrus brachyistius isolate T26 chromosome 16, BBRACH_0.4, whole genome shotgun sequence includes the following:
- the zc3h13 gene encoding zinc finger CCCH domain-containing protein 13 isoform X3: MKNKRQDVEPDAQKRDTEETTSPTARQRDSSRGRHREKEDIKITKERTPASEEEQAEWEANREDSDNGDGDYDYELSLEMKRQKIQRELMKLEQENMDKREEIVIKKEEPVNKSRTSSLSKVSPEPSSSKGSPCSRKSSGSPKRKATAKATGSGKKEKASVISSPVSDQSRPSKAAHNKKKGPRTPSPPPPPATAESPVVGKKHKGKHKNKEKLEEKPKESKERGRDAEKHKDKKEKRRDRSESSHKPKRSATSEERSASASPPPREVSPKQHSPRPSAQKLPALASSPLHRSPSPPRRRRSPSPARHPSPSSRSGSSATPAYLRESGSPAPGRRSRSPAQRGPISTTTSSPPPRRLSPGRNRSRGRSERERSPAAHDRRHERRDESRGKREKDGQEERGYEAEQSVAREEREGRERREARERRETRADGRSGRDSLEYRDRERDRDRERERERERERERDRADSKRKEEPALEERGYGRGHAREDSGRTEARVESRPESRSERPGRGRGRTAEAADKGVRSSRSSQFEGGNGGGSFHDNWESRSSGGASSYPERSTDRGGTERERDRYEGDRRGEPARDSSYDRRGGHTERERRDRVSPPSNRHRGRSEEAEREERRDERRVDRADERREERERREREREREKEREKEREKEREREREKERAREREEREREREEREREREKEREREREERERDRKEREREREEREREREERERERKERERERQRDWEEREKSREERRERRDDPRDERSVRDTHEDRKSRKRQRMQSTSSPKPSPKRAREASPPDSDGYNSAEEKGGEKHRLLSQVVRPQEPPRSPPRALMEEKPSRWRDDDRKADKRDSGGVRGRHEEPQARGGDRRGGNDHLDSKEPQEPPPPAASAASGLEEKEAATAVAHDEGKKKTKSQKKGLKRNRKEEDGGAPPAERFSSEAPASQETPAPLLSPRKVPKKKALEKKRKHSRGGESDVSDEETHHHHHSKRKRGPRTPPPAAKEDGPSTGVTSQKPPAAADQPPVARTDAAFSDWSDEDVPERGEVPASSSVPPEKKAAPEAARRMSRGVRERPEPAIAPLLPQEPPAIAPLMQPQLPLQPLIPQHLLRKHQRSSSLGSNRSRSSSRRVRSPSSESAHRGGEEQPGPHSRRGRLQGAGSRDREREQERERERERERERERERDRSMAVEASSSERKSRIDQLKRGEPSRSTSSDRQDSRSHSSRRSSPESERQARSRAGSYDSREREKDREREREQFDRDRERKDPRQQQRADWERAEPEARDWVGRNRDPAAVLMRGGREPIRERDLRELRKREAELERDRHLAEGLLLHDRDRDHDRDRLLLGLPLHVEVKPDRAEFESLAREGASGEGEKSTDGTRSLEESCEVEKADSADDEDDGKAGDTQSAASGGEEYEPISDDELDEILADSTAQKREEQQQEEDKISGPRDVIDVDWSSLMPKQPSEPRTPGAALLRFTPGAVLLRAGVSRRLAGPQLIDRVREACRGELDDPKDADRLFEHELGALNMATLNRKEERAGLLRNLGPCCKALCARRDITIRRQLLKNDKGTTRQIYSATPVDNEILRLSVRLLKRKMASCGSSDAPGQERSEGALEVPPPATPPLSEVCAS; this comes from the exons ATGAAGAACAAGAGGCAGGATGTGGAGCCTGATGCCCAGAAGAGAGATACAGAAGAGACAACGTCCCCTACAGCCAGA CAGCGAGATTCCTCCCGAGGCCGACATCGGGAAAAGGAGGATATAAAGATAACGAAAGAGCGAACACCTGCCAGCGAGGAAGAGCAAGCAGAGTGGGAAGCTAACCGCGAAG ACTCTGATAACGGTGACGGCGATTACGACTACGAGCTGTCTCTGGAGATGAAGAGGCAGAAGATCCAGCGGGAGCTGATGAAGCTGGAGCAGGAGAACATGGACAAGAGGGAGGAGATTGTTATCAAGAAAGAG GAACCGGTTAACAAGAGCCGGACCAGCAGCCTGTCGAAG GTTTCCCCTGAGCCCAGCAGTTCCAAAGGCTCCCCTTGCTCCCGGAAGTCCAGTGGGTCTCCCAAACGCAAGGCCACTGCTAAAGCCACAGGCTCCGGGAAAAAGGAGAAGGCATCTGTCATCTCCTCCCCCGTGTCGGATCAGAGCAG GCCCTCCAAGGCGGCTCACAACAAGAAGAAGGGTCCTCGCACTCCCagcccgccccctcccccggcCACGGCAGAGAGCCCCGTGGTGGGCAAGAAGCACAAGGGCAAGCACAAGAACAAGGAGAAGCTGGAGGAGAAGCCCAAAGAGAGCAAGGAGCGGGGCCGCGATGCCGAGAAGCACAAGGACAAGAAGGAGAAGCGCCG AGATCGCTCCGAGAGCTCCCACAAGCCCAAGCGGTCAGCCACTTCTGAAGAGAGATCGGCCAgcgcctcccccccaccccgggaggTGTCCCCCAAGCAGCATTCGCCCCGGCCGTCTGCCCAGAAGCTCCCTGCCCTCGCGTCCTCTCCCCTGCACCG GTCACCAAGCCCTCCACGCCGCCGCCGGAGCCCCTCACCCGCCCGGcatccctccccctcctcccgcTCCGGCTCATCAGCCACCCCGGCTTATCTGCGGGAGTCTGGCTCCCCGGCCCCGGGGCGGCGCTCTCGCTCACCGGCCCAGCGTGGCCCCATCAGCACCACCACCTCATCACCTCCACCGCGCCGGCTCAGTCCCGGGCGCAACCGCTCTCGGGGCCGCTCCGAGAGGGAGAGGAGTCCGGCCGCTCATGACCGGCGTCACGAGCGCAGAGATG AGTCCCGGGGCAAGAGGGAGAAAGACGGCCAGGAGGAGCGTGGCTACGAAGCGGAGCAGAGCGTGGCGCGTGAGGAGCGCGAGGGCCGCGAGCGGCGGGAGGCCCGGGAGCGCAGGGAGACCCGCGCCGACGGACGCTCCGGAAGAGACTCGCTGGAGTACAGGGATCGTGAGCGTGACCGGGACCGCGAGCGAGAGCGTGAGAGGGAACGCGAGAGGGAGCGTGACCGGGCCGACTCCAAGCGGAAGGAAGAGCCTGCCCTGGAGGAGCGAGGCTATGGGCGTGGCCACGCCCGCGAGGACAGCGGCCGCACTGAGGCCAGGGTGGAGTCTCGGCCAGAGTCCCGCTCAGAGAGGCCCGGAAGGGGGCGGGGCCGCACCGCCGAGGCTGCGGACAAAG GGGTCCGCAGCTCCCGGAGCTCCCAGTTTGAAGGTGGCAATGGGGGAGGTTCCTTCCATGACAACTGGGAGTCGCGCAGCAGTGGGGGAGCCAGCAGCTACCCCGAGCGAAGCACGGACCGGGGTGGCACTGAGCGGGAGCGTGACCGCTATGAAGGGGACCGCCGCGGGGAGCCGGCCAGGGACTCTTCATACGACCGCCGGGGAGGCCACACAGAGCGTGAGCGCCGGGACAGAG TCTCTCCCCCCTCGAACAGGCACCGGGGCCGCAGCgaggaggcagagagggaggagCGACGGGACGAGCGGCGAGTGGACCGGGCTGATGAACGGAGGGAGGAGCGGGAGAGACGGGAGCGGGAGCgtgagcgggagaaggagcgtgagaaggagagggagaaggagcgGGAGAGGGAACGGGAGAAGGAGCGTGCCCGGGAGCGTGAAGAGCGCGAGCGAGAGCGTGAAGAGCGGGAGCGAGAGCGTGAGAAAGAGCGGGAACGGGAGCGGGAGGAGCGGGAGCGTGATAGGAAGGAACGGGAGCGGGAACGGGAAGAGCGAGAGAGGGAGCGCGAggagcgtgagcgtgagaggaAGGAGAGGGAGCGGGAACGCCAGCGCGACTGGGAAGAGCGAGAGAAGAGCCGTGAGGAGCGCCGTGAACGCCGGGATGACCCACGGGATGAGCGCTCTGTCAGGGATACTCATGAGGACCGGAAGAGCAG GAAAAGGCAACGTATGCAGAGCACGTCCAGCCCCAAGCCTTCTCCAAAGAGAGCCAGGGAGGCCAGCCCCCCTGACAGCGATGGCTACAACAGTGCAGAGGAGAAAG GCGGTGAGAAGCACAGGCTTCTGAGTCAGGTGGTGCGCCCGCAGGAACCgccccgctctccccccaggGCCCTCATGGAGGAGAAGCCCAGCCGCTGGAGGGATGATGACCGCAAGGCCGATAAGCGAGACTCTGGCGGCGTCAGGGGCCGGCACGAGGAGCCACAGGCCCGGGGAGGAGACCGGCGTGGAGGGAACGACCACTTGGACAGTAAAGAGCCACAGGAGCcgccccctccggctgcctccgctgcCTCTGGCCTCGAGGAGAAGGAGGCAGCGACAGCAGTGGCCCACGATGAGGGCAAGAAGAAGACCAAGTCTCAGAAGAAGGGGCTGAAGAGGAACCgcaaggaggaggatgggggcgCTCCCCCCGCTGAACGCTTCAGCTCCGAAGCCCCTGCCTCGCAGGAGACCCCTGCTCCACTGCTGTCTCCCCGCAAGGTGCCCAAGAAGAAGGCGCTGGAGAAGAAGCGCAAGCACTCCCGGGGGGGCGAGTCCGATGTGTCTGACGAGGAgacacaccaccaccaccactccaAGAGGAAGCGGGGACCCCGGACGCCGCCCCCAGCGGCCAAGGAGGACGGCCCCTCCACCGGCGTCACCTCCCAGAAGCCCCCAGCCGCCGCAGACCAGCCCCCTGTCGCCAGGACAGATGCCGCCTTCAGCGACTGGTCCGACGAGGACGTCCCGGAGCGCGGCGAGGTCCCAGCAAGTTCATCTGTCCCCCCAGAGAAGAAGGCAGCACCTGAGGCAGCTCGCAGAATGTCACGTGGCGTCCGTGAAAGACCAGAGCCCGCCATCGCACCACTGCTCCCGCAGGAGCCACCCGCCATTGCGCCCCTCATGCAGCCCCAGCTGCCGCTGCAGCCCCTGATCCCGCAGCACCTCCTACGCAAGCaccagcgcagcagcagcctgggCAGTAACCGCAGCCGCTCATCCTCCCGGCGGGTGAGGTCGCCCTCCAGCGAGTCCGCCCACCGCGGCGGCGAAGAGCAGCCGGGCCCACACtccaggagggggcgcctccAGGGTGCAGGGTCTCGTGACAGGGAgcgggagcaggagagggagcgtgaaagggagagagagcgggagagggagagagagcgggACAGAAGCATGGCTGTAGAGGCTAGCTCATCAGAGAGGAAATCCCGTATCGACCAGCTGAAGAGGGGCGAGCCCAGCCGCAGCACCTCCTCAG ATCGGCAGGATTCCCGCAGCCACAGCTCCCGGCGCAGCTCTCCGGAGTCGGAGCGGCAGGCACGCTCCCGGGCGGGATCTTACGACAGCCGCGAGCGGGAGAAGGATCGTGAGCGCGAACGAGAGCAGTTTGACCGAGACCGCGAGAGGAAGGACCCGCGGCAGCAGCAGAGGGCCGACTGGGAGCGGGCCGAACCTGAAGCCCGCGACTGGGTCGGGAGGAACCGGGACCCTGCGGCAGTGTTGATGCGTGGGGGGCGCGAGCCAATCAGAGAGCGGGACCTCAGGGAGCTGCGTAAACGAGAAGCGGAGCTTGAAAGAGACAGGCACCTGGCCGAGGGGCTGCTGCTGCACGATCGTGACCGCGACCATGACCGCGACCGGCTGCTGCTGGGACTCCCGCTGCACGTGGAGGTGAAGCCAGACCGGGCCGAGTTTGAGTCCCTAGCCAGAGAGGGCGCCTCCGGCGAGGGAGAAAAAAGCACAGACGGGACACGCAGCCTGGAGGAGTCATGTGAGGTGGAGAAGGCGGACAGTGCAGATG ACGAGGATGATGGGAAGGCGGGGGACACGCAGTCGGCGGCATCTGGCGGGGAGGAGTACGAGCCCATCAGCGATGACGAGCTGGACGAGATTCTGGCCGACAGCACAGCACAGAAGAGAGAGGAGCAACAGCAGGAAGAGGATAAGATCTCAG GGCCTCGGGATGTAATCGACGTGGACTGGTCCAGTCTGATGCCCAAGCAGCCATCGGAGCCCCGCACCCCAGGGGCGGCGCTGCTGCGCTTCACCCCAGGGGCCGTGCTGCTGCGGGCTGGCGTCTCCCGCCGCCTGGCTGGCCCCCAGCTCATCGACAGGGTCCGCGAGGCCTGCCGGGGCGAGCTGGACGACCCCAAAG ATGCAGACAGATTATTTGAGCATGAACTGGGGGCTCTGAACATGGCCACCCTGAACCGCAAGGAGGAGAGAGCAGGCCTGCTGCGGAACCTCGGCCCCTGCTGCAAGGCCCTGTGCGCCCGCAGGGACATCACCATCCGCAGGCAGCTACTCAAGAACGACAAG GGCACAACTAGGCAGATCTACAGCGCCACCCCAGTGGACAATGAAATACTGCGGCTCAGTGTGCGTCTGCTGAAGAGGAAAATGGCATCCTGTGGAAGCAGCGATGCCCCGGGGCAGGAGAGGTCTGAGGGGGCGCTAGAAGTTCCCCCACCAGCGACCCCACCTTTGTCTGAAGTCTGTGCTTCCTGA